A genomic segment from Xyrauchen texanus isolate HMW12.3.18 chromosome 21, RBS_HiC_50CHRs, whole genome shotgun sequence encodes:
- the ctcf gene encoding transcriptional repressor CTCF isoform X2 encodes MAEAQNDDPTWAKDPDYTPPVKKTKKTKKSKLRYNTDGDKDMDVSVYDFEEEQQEGLLSEVNAEKVVGNMKPPKPTKIKKKGVKKTFQCELCSYTCPRRSNLDRHMKSHTDERPHKCHLCGRAFRTVTLLRNHLNTHTGTRPHKCTDCDMAFVTSGELVRHRRYKHTHEKPFKCSMCDYASVEVSKLKRHIRSHTGERPFQCSLCSYASRDTYKLKRHMRTHSGEKPYECYICHARFTQSGTMKMHILQKHTENVAKFHCPHCDTVIARKSDLGVHLRKQHSYIEQGRKCRYCDAVFHERYALIQHQKSHKNEKRFKCDQCDYACRQERHMVMHKRTHTGEKPYACSQCEKTFRQKQLLDMHFRRYHDPNFVPTSFVCTKCGKTFTRRNTMARHAENCTGVDSGDGENGAPPKRGRGGRKRKMRSRKDDDEDDSDDHGEPDLDDIDEEDEDDDEEHLEEQHIMVEQAPPSIPIPALVEPPVKRKRGRPPKNAPKSSPTKPAAKTIAETAAIIQVEDESTGAIENIIVKKEPEGSDAAAAQPVVVAEVEAIEAEIETVQIAVPEAAPNGDLTPEMILSMMDR; translated from the exons atggCCGAAGCCCAAAATGATGACCCCACATGGGCCAAAGATCCAGACTACACACCCCCTGTTAAAAAGACCAAGAAGACAAAGAAAAGCAAGCTGCGCTACAACACAGATGGAGATAAAGACATGGATGTGTCTGTGTATGACTTTGAGGAGGAGCAACAGGAGGGACTGCTCTCTGAGGTCAATGCTGAGAAAGTTGTGGGCAACATGAAGCCACCCAAACCAACCAAAATTAAGAAGAAGG GTGTTAAGAAGACATTCCAGTGTGAGCTGTGCAGTTACACTTGCCCACGACGTTCCAACCTGGACCGCCATATGAAGAGCCACACAGACGAGAGGCCTCACAAGTGCCATCTGTGTGGACGAGCCTTCAGAACTGTCACATTGCTGAGGAACCACCTCAACACCCACACAG GCACAAGACCCCACAAGTGCACTGACTGCGACATGGCCTTTGTCACCAGTGGAGAACTGGTGCGACACAGACGCTACAAGCATACCCACGAGAAACCCTTCAAGTGCTCCATGTGTGACTATGCCAGTGTGGAG GTGAGTAAGTTGAAGCGCCACATTCGCTCCCACACCGGAGAGCGTCCGTTCCAGTGCAGCTTGTGCAGCTATGCCAGCAGAGACACCTATAAGCTTAAGAGACATATGAGGACCCACTCAG GAGAGAAGCCCTATGAGTGCTACATCTGTCATGCACGATTCACCCAGAGTGGTACcatgaaaatgcacattttgcaGAAGCACACAGAGAATGTGGCGAAGTTTCACTGCCCCCATTGTGACACAGTTATTGCCCGCAAGAGTGATCTCG GTGTGCATCTCCGTAAGCAGCATTCCTACATTGAGCAGGGCAGGAAGTGTCGTTACTGTGATGCAGTTTTCCATGAACGCTATGCTCTCATCCAGCATCAGAAGTCCCACAAAAACGAGAAACGATTCAAGTGTGACCAGTGTGACTATGCTTGCCGTCAG GAGCGTCATATGGTCATGCACAAGCGCactcatactggagagaagccatatgCGTGCAGCCAATGTGAGAAAACCTTTCGGCAGAAACAGCTCCTGGATATGCACTTCCGGCGTTACCATGACCCAAACTTTGTACCCACCTCCTTTGTATGCACTAAATGCGGCAAGACCTTCACTCGCAGG AATACCATGGCCAGGCATGCTGAAAACTGCACTGGTGTAGATTCTGGTGATGGAGAGAATGGAGCTCCACCAAAAAGAGGCCGTGGGGGCAGAAAAAGGAAGATGCGCTCTAGAaaggatgatgatgaagatgacagTG ATGATCATGGCGAGCCTGATTTGGATGATATTGATGAAGAGGATGAGGACGACGATGAGGAGCATCTTGAAGAACAGCATATTATGGTAGAACAGGCTCCACCCAGCATTCCCATCCCTGCTCTTGTTGAGCCTCCTGTAAAGCGGAAACGTGGCAGACCCCCTAAGAATGCACCCAAGTCCTCTCCTACCAAGCCTGCTGCCAAAACCATTGCAG AAACTGCTGCAATTATTCAGGTGGAGGATGAAAGCACAGGGGCTATTGAGAACATCATAGTGAAGAAGGAACCAGAGGGCTCTGATGCAGCTGCAGCCCAGCCAGTGGTGGTGGCTGAGGTGGAGGCAATTGAGGCAGAAATAGAAACAGTGCAGATAGCTGTCCCTGAAGCTGCACCTAATGGCGATCTTACTCCTGAAATGATCCTTAGCATGATGGACCGGTGA